The genomic segment TGAAGCTGTAATCGTCCAGGAAGCCGGGGCTTTTAATCTCCCCATCCTTAAATGCATGCAGGAGCGTGTTTTCCTTAAAGCAGTTATTCCAAATGAAATCTCCATTTTTTCTTGCGGCATTAAGGTATTTTTCGTTACCCGTAACGCCATATGCCAGTGCGAAAGCCTGCAGCATGAGGGCGTTCCAGTTTACAAGTATCTTGCCGTCGAGGCCCGGTTTAACCCTTTTTTCCCTCGAGGCAAAAAGTTTAGTGCGGACGCCGCTTATTATGCTTTCTGCCTGTGTGGGGGTAATGCCGAGCTGTAGGGAGAGTTCCTCAAGAGTAACGTGGCTTGTAAGTATATTTTTTCCCTCAAAGTTCCCCTTCTTTGAAACGCCGAAGAATTTAAGTGCGGCTTCAAATTCAACTCCTGAAAGTATATTTTTAAGCTCGTCATAATCCCAAAGGAAAAACTTACCCTCAACGCCTTCCGTATCTGCATCCTGCGCCGAATAAAACCCGCCTGAAGAGTCTGTCATTTCGAGGATTACATAAGAAAGTGTATCTTCTGCAATTTTAAGAAAGAACCCGTTGTGTCTCAGCTGGTATGCTTCCAGGTATGTGCGGCTAAGGAGGGCGTTATCGTAGAGCATTTTCTCGAAGTGAGGTACAAGCCATTCATTATCTGTAGAATAGCGGTGGAAGCCTCCACCAATCTGGTCGTAAATGCCACCGTGGGCCATTTTCTTCAATGAATTTTCGACCATTTCAAGTGCGACCTTATTTTCCGTTCTGGAGGCGTAGCGCAGTAAGAACAACAGTGTCATTGCAGAGGGGAATTTTGGTGCTCGCCCGAATCCGCCATACTCCTCGTCGTAATCGTTCAGGATCACGGTAAAGACGCTGTTAAAGTCAGGAAGAGTAAATATATTCTTATTTTTCTTAAACTCCGAGGCCTTTGAGAGCGCATCGAGAATTCCTGGCGTCTGATTGAGTATATCATCTTTTCTAGTTCTGAAAATTTCAGAAATAGCGTTAAGTATCTGTACAAAGCCTGGCCTTCCGTATTTTTCCTCCGGGGGAAAATAGGTGCCGCCGTAGAAAGGAATGAGCTCAGGAGTCAGGAAGACCGTAAGAGGCCAGCCTCCGGATCCGGTTGTAATCTGGACGAAATTCATATAAAGGCTGTCAATGTCGGGGCGTTCCTCCCTGTCGACTTTGACATTAACAAATTTCTCATTCATCAAAGAGGCGATTTCAGGGTTTTCGAAAGACTCGTGCGCCATAACGTGGCACCAGTGACAGGCGCTGTAACCGATGCTGAGCAATATCGGCCTGTCGAGTTCTTTGGCGCGTCTGAAGGCCTCATCACCCCAGGGATACCAGTCGACCGGGTTATCCTTATGCTGCTGCAGATAAGGTGAAGTTTCATATTGCAGTCGGTTCATAGTTCTCCTCTTAATGTGCATCTATACAAGATAATACGCTTAAGACCGCAGTTCAAGGCAGTTAAAGAGATTACTGAATAAGAAATGGAATTTACAGCCAAGGATATAGCTAAGTTGTTGTTTTATTATAGTTTAGGGATTCTGCCGGAATTAAATTCCAGGGGATTTTTCAGTTTATATAAATGAAAAGTTATTAAAAGTCCCGTAAGGTTTTATTTCCCGTATTCCAGAACTGCCTTAGCTGCATCGTGACCGCTTTTAACTGCGCCTTCAATTGTAGCAGGAAGCCCTGTCTGTGTCCAGTCGCCAGCCAGGAAAAGGTTTTCTATGGATGAACGGGTTCCGGGCCTGTGTTTTATTATGTCAGGAGAAGGAATAAAAGTTGCCCTTTTTTCCTTAATGAGTTTTGCCCAAGAGACGAGACTCCGGTTAAACTGCGGGAAAAACTTTTCCAGCTCTAAGAAGATTATATCCTGAAGTTCTTCCCTGCTTTTGCCCGAAATTTCATCTGCATTGCTTATTACAATTGAGATAAATTTCCCATGGTTAAAAACCCAGTGAACCGGAGAATCTATCAGTCCGTAGAATTCGTCCTTAAAGGGGTTTTCCTTAAGCCATAGGTTCAGCGACAAAATGGATGAGTAAGCGATGCCCTCAAGGCTAAGGCTATCAACAAACTCCCCGGGGAATACCCTGGAAAAAGCGTGGTAAGGAAGGGCGGAGATGACAAAATCAAAGCCGGTTACTTCCCTATCCTGAATGATGATCTTTTTTATTTTGTTATTCTTAATTTCAACCGATTTAACAGGCTCAGAAAGTGTGATATTTCCGCCGTGCCGGCAGATGAAATCTACCGAATCCTGGCAATAAAGCCCGCTTAGGCCAGTGCGCGGCAGTATAATTGAAGCTGCACGGCTGCCTTTTAAGAACATCTCCTTAAGGATGGAGGCAAAAATGGATGCCGAGGCCCTTGTAATATCTGTATTTAACGCGCCAGTAGAAAGGATTTCCCAGAAGGCTTTTATAGTGCCCGGGCTTTGCTTTTCTTTTTTCAGCCACTGAAGAACGGTCAGGTCTTCTATACTTTCAGGCCTCAGGAGGATGAGCTTTGAACAGAGGCCTATAATTTCAAGCCTTTCTGAAAACTTAAGCGCTTTGTAGGACATAAGTCCAAGAAGAAGGTTAAAAGGATAGAAAGCATTCCCTGTTTTAAGAGGAGTAAGTCCCAGCGTTTTATCCACGAAGCTAACCGAGAGGCTTTTCTGAATTTTAAGCTTATCTACAGAGCCGATCAGGCGAAGGAATCTGAGGGTTTCATTGTAGCAGCCCATCATGATATGCTGTCCGTTATCTATTACGTCGCCTGTTCGTGCTTCAGTAAAAGAGTATGCGCGGCCGCCAAGTTTCGGGGCGCTTTCGAAAAGTTCAACACCGATTCCTGCCTTTGCAAGACTAACTGCAGCGCTGAGGCCTGCAAGACCGCCGCCAATAATTACACACTTAGGCTTCATCAATAGACAAGGCTGTATTTTGCCCAGACTCCGAGTGCAATGCCGACTTTTTCAAATTTAGTAACTTTGATCTTCTTGTCGTAGACATTATAGTGGCTGGCCTCGATTTTCTGCAGCAGTTTATAATAAATATGCTGCATTGCGCGGGCAGCAAACATGGCAGGTTTATCCTCAAGGTCGAGTGCGTGGTTGGCCTTATCGAAATAGTTCTTGGCTCTTTCGGCTTCATACTTCATTAGCTGTACGAAATTTCCATTATAGACGCTGTTTAAGAGTTCCTGTTCAGAATAGTTAAATTTGAGGAGATCCTGCTGAGGCAGATATATGCGTCCGTTCTGTGCGTCGGTTTTAACGTCCCTTAAAATATTTGTAAGCTGAAGTGCAAGGCCCAGGTTGACGGCAAAATCCTTAGCTGATTTATTCTTATAGCCGAAGATTTCAATGCACATGAGTCCCACGGTTGAGGCTACCCTGTAGCAGTAGAGAGTCAGGTCTTCAAAAGAAAGGTAGCGGTTTTTCTGCAGGTCCATTTCCATGCCGCCTATGAGTTCAAAGAAAGGCTCAATCGGGATATGGAACTGCTGAATAATATGGGAGAGCTTGTTAAAAAACTGATAGTCGGAGCTTCCGGTTAAAGATTTTTCGAGCTCAATGCGCCATTTGCGCAGCATTTCGTACTTGACTTCCTCAGGCTCATTGCCGCTGTCTACAATATCATCGGTCTGCCTGCAGAAGGCATAAACAGTATTCATGGCGTCTCTTTTGTCGTTCGGCAAAAGGCTGAACGCGTAGTAAAAACTGCTTTTGCTGCTTTTGGCAATCTGCTGTGAAAAGTCTGTCATAAAAGCTCAAAAAATTGATTTAATTAAAAGGTTAAAATATTCCAGTTTACCAATGTGCGGCCTATGGCTTAGCACATCGCAGCCGTTAGCTTCGATCCTGCTTAGTA from the Ignavibacteria bacterium genome contains:
- a CDS encoding thioredoxin domain-containing protein, giving the protein MNRLQYETSPYLQQHKDNPVDWYPWGDEAFRRAKELDRPILLSIGYSACHWCHVMAHESFENPEIASLMNEKFVNVKVDREERPDIDSLYMNFVQITTGSGGWPLTVFLTPELIPFYGGTYFPPEEKYGRPGFVQILNAISEIFRTRKDDILNQTPGILDALSKASEFKKNKNIFTLPDFNSVFTVILNDYDEEYGGFGRAPKFPSAMTLLFLLRYASRTENKVALEMVENSLKKMAHGGIYDQIGGGFHRYSTDNEWLVPHFEKMLYDNALLSRTYLEAYQLRHNGFFLKIAEDTLSYVILEMTDSSGGFYSAQDADTEGVEGKFFLWDYDELKNILSGVEFEAALKFFGVSKKGNFEGKNILTSHVTLEELSLQLGITPTQAESIISGVRTKLFASREKRVKPGLDGKILVNWNALMLQAFALAYGVTGNEKYLNAARKNGDFIWNNCFKENTLLHAFKDGEIKSPGFLDDYSFTLEAFISLYEVTSEEVWLERADTLCEIMIENFYDPASYDFYFAPRQSPGLILRTKELYDQAVPSGNSSAVTALLKLAVFSNKQRFAEIARMDYSYMHDLLIKHPESFSYMLSAVYYDFMKPREVAVVTNTELEMKEVIRLFFNEFFPFSILSCRTEGSPAKIELQKGKRVIEGKITYYICQNYTCRRPVFSFEELKEAMRDLNILE
- the hpnD gene encoding presqualene diphosphate synthase HpnD, coding for MTDFSQQIAKSSKSSFYYAFSLLPNDKRDAMNTVYAFCRQTDDIVDSGNEPEEVKYEMLRKWRIELEKSLTGSSDYQFFNKLSHIIQQFHIPIEPFFELIGGMEMDLQKNRYLSFEDLTLYCYRVASTVGLMCIEIFGYKNKSAKDFAVNLGLALQLTNILRDVKTDAQNGRIYLPQQDLLKFNYSEQELLNSVYNGNFVQLMKYEAERAKNYFDKANHALDLEDKPAMFAARAMQHIYYKLLQKIEASHYNVYDKKIKVTKFEKVGIALGVWAKYSLVY
- a CDS encoding NAD(P)-binding protein; amino-acid sequence: MKPKCVIIGGGLAGLSAAVSLAKAGIGVELFESAPKLGGRAYSFTEARTGDVIDNGQHIMMGCYNETLRFLRLIGSVDKLKIQKSLSVSFVDKTLGLTPLKTGNAFYPFNLLLGLMSYKALKFSERLEIIGLCSKLILLRPESIEDLTVLQWLKKEKQSPGTIKAFWEILSTGALNTDITRASASIFASILKEMFLKGSRAASIILPRTGLSGLYCQDSVDFICRHGGNITLSEPVKSVEIKNNKIKKIIIQDREVTGFDFVISALPYHAFSRVFPGEFVDSLSLEGIAYSSILSLNLWLKENPFKDEFYGLIDSPVHWVFNHGKFISIVISNADEISGKSREELQDIIFLELEKFFPQFNRSLVSWAKLIKEKRATFIPSPDIIKHRPGTRSSIENLFLAGDWTQTGLPATIEGAVKSGHDAAKAVLEYGK